From the Gordonia bronchialis DSM 43247 genome, one window contains:
- the mshA gene encoding D-inositol-3-phosphate glycosyltransferase: protein MTTGPLPRRVALISVHTSPLAQPGTGDAGGMNVYVWQTATRLARRGVEVEIFTRATSSSDAPRVAAAPRVTVRNVVAGPFEGLDKRDLPAQLCAFTAGVLRAEAAQEPGYYDLIHSHYWLSGQVGWLARDRWGVPLVHTAHTLAAVKNASLAAGDTAEPQLRVIGEQQVVDEADRLIANTETEASELISMYGADPARIDVVTPGADLDCYTPGPREMARTSLGLDQNEAIVTFVGRIQPLKAPDLLIEAAAPLIRRSRTSRRPVRVLIVGGPSGSGLDRPTALIDLAHDLGIADAVTFLPPQAPARLADVYRASNLVAVPSHSESFGLVAIEAQACGTPVLAADVGGLSVAVAGGRTGVLVGSHAVGDWTNALEKALAQPDRLAEMGRNARVHAEQFSWDHTVDAMLSSYSRAMQSFAARNPDAAQSVAAQNVTGSSSRTRRPWRRRRSTLLPMTGRS, encoded by the coding sequence ATGACCACCGGCCCGCTCCCGCGGCGTGTAGCGCTGATCTCCGTGCACACCTCGCCGCTGGCGCAACCGGGCACCGGTGACGCGGGCGGGATGAACGTCTACGTGTGGCAGACGGCCACCCGGCTGGCCCGGCGCGGGGTAGAGGTGGAGATCTTCACCCGGGCGACGTCGTCGAGCGATGCGCCGCGAGTGGCCGCGGCTCCCCGGGTGACGGTCCGCAACGTCGTCGCCGGTCCCTTCGAAGGGCTCGACAAGCGTGATCTGCCCGCGCAGCTGTGCGCGTTCACCGCCGGCGTACTCCGTGCCGAAGCGGCGCAGGAGCCCGGGTACTACGATCTGATCCACTCGCACTACTGGCTGTCCGGGCAGGTGGGCTGGCTGGCGCGCGACCGGTGGGGTGTGCCGCTGGTGCACACCGCGCACACCCTGGCCGCGGTGAAGAACGCGTCGCTGGCCGCCGGTGACACCGCCGAGCCGCAGTTGCGCGTCATCGGTGAACAACAGGTGGTCGACGAGGCCGATCGCCTCATCGCGAACACCGAAACCGAAGCGAGCGAACTGATCTCGATGTACGGTGCCGACCCCGCCCGCATCGACGTGGTGACCCCGGGCGCCGACCTGGACTGCTACACCCCCGGCCCGCGGGAGATGGCACGCACCTCGCTGGGGCTCGACCAGAACGAGGCCATCGTGACCTTCGTCGGGCGCATCCAGCCGCTCAAGGCCCCCGACCTGCTCATCGAGGCGGCGGCCCCACTGATCCGGCGCTCGCGGACCTCGCGTCGGCCGGTGCGCGTCCTCATCGTCGGCGGCCCGTCGGGTTCCGGGCTCGACCGGCCGACCGCGCTGATCGACCTGGCCCACGACCTCGGGATCGCCGACGCGGTGACCTTTCTCCCACCCCAGGCGCCGGCCCGCCTGGCCGATGTCTACCGGGCGTCGAATCTTGTTGCGGTGCCGAGTCACTCGGAGAGCTTCGGCCTGGTGGCCATCGAGGCGCAGGCATGCGGCACCCCGGTGCTGGCTGCCGACGTCGGCGGGTTGTCGGTGGCCGTCGCCGGGGGCCGGACCGGCGTGCTCGTCGGCTCCCATGCGGTGGGGGACTGGACCAACGCGCTGGAAAAGGCACTGGCACAACCAGATCGGCTGGCCGAGATGGGCCGCAACGCGCGCGTTCATGCCGAACAGTTCTCCTGGGACCACACCGTCGACGCCATGCTGTCGAGCTATTCGCGTGCGATGCAGTCGTTCGCGGCGCGCAATCCCGATGCGGCACAGTCGGTTGCGGCGCAGAACGTGACCGGCTCGTCGTCGCGGACGCGGCGGCCGTGGCGTCGTCGGCGCAGCACCTTGTTGCCCATGACCGGACGGAGTTGA
- a CDS encoding type III secretion system chaperone family protein, which translates to MSHTDVIELLEKTLTAREIEFSRKSSGGAESEHLVLELPGERKLKTTVLLTASRYGVRVEAFVCRRPDEDHEAVYRFLLKRNRRLYGVAYTIDNTGDIYLVGRISVDALDSDEVDRVLGQVLEAADGDFNTLLEIGFHTSIQREWAWRVSRGESLRNLLAFERLIDKESLPEPGEPLPDRYIPGITGVDEPGSPDD; encoded by the coding sequence GTGTCTCATACCGACGTCATCGAACTGCTCGAGAAAACGCTGACCGCGCGGGAAATCGAGTTCAGCCGCAAGAGTTCCGGCGGTGCCGAATCCGAGCATCTGGTGCTCGAACTTCCCGGTGAACGCAAACTGAAGACGACGGTGCTGCTCACCGCGAGCCGCTACGGCGTGCGGGTCGAGGCGTTTGTGTGTCGCCGCCCCGACGAGGACCACGAAGCCGTCTACCGGTTCCTGCTCAAACGCAATCGCAGGCTCTACGGCGTCGCCTACACCATCGACAACACCGGTGACATCTATCTCGTCGGCCGGATCTCGGTCGACGCACTGGATTCCGACGAGGTCGACCGGGTTCTGGGCCAGGTCCTCGAAGCCGCCGACGGCGATTTCAACACACTGCTCGAGATCGGCTTCCACACGTCCATCCAGCGTGAATGGGCCTGGCGGGTGTCGCGTGGGGAGTCGCTGCGCAACCTGCTCGCCTTCGAGCGCCTCATCGACAAGGAATCGCTCCCCGAACCCGGCGAGCCCCTTCCGGATCGGTACATCCCAGGGATCACCGGGGTCGACGAGCCTGGTTCGCCGGACGACTGA
- a CDS encoding AMP-binding protein — translation MSFTSPFPDVEIPNLSVYDFLFSTIEEADMDRVALVDPKSGDETSYARLIGQIQAAAGALAARGIAVGDVVGVLSPNIPAFATVFHGILRAGGTATTINALFTAPEIAKQLTDSKAKMLVTVSPLFEQAAAAAKEVGIADENLIVLDGEGQKATGHPNAIDLLAPNLPAPEVSFDPATHVAVLPYSSGTTGNPKGVALSHRNLVANVAQIAPLQGASPDDVVIAVLPFFHIYGMTVLLNAALHNRSRLVTMPRFDLVEFLENIQNFKVTHAYIAPPVAVALAKHPIVDNYDLSSLTTMMSGAAPLDDELGQAVAKRLNLHMLQGYGMSELSPVSHIIPADTKAALGQDDPPLSSTGWAIPNTENKIVDPATGNEIDLPAEGLSEPGELWVKGPNVMLGYLNNEQATADTIDADGFLHTGDMAQVDPTGCVYIVDRLKELIKYKGYQVPPAELEALLLTHPKVADTAVVGVIDQESGEEIPKAFVVTQPDAELSADEVMEFVAAKVAPHKKVRAVEFIDAIPKSASGKILRKDLRK, via the coding sequence ATGAGTTTCACGAGTCCATTCCCCGACGTCGAGATCCCGAATCTGAGTGTCTATGACTTCCTGTTCTCCACGATCGAGGAGGCGGACATGGACCGGGTCGCCCTCGTCGACCCGAAGTCGGGCGACGAGACCAGCTACGCGCGGCTGATCGGGCAGATCCAGGCCGCTGCCGGAGCGCTGGCCGCACGCGGCATCGCGGTCGGTGACGTGGTGGGCGTTCTCTCGCCCAACATCCCCGCGTTCGCGACGGTGTTCCACGGCATCCTGCGCGCGGGCGGCACGGCGACGACGATCAACGCGCTGTTCACCGCACCGGAAATCGCCAAGCAACTCACCGACTCCAAGGCGAAGATGCTGGTCACGGTGTCGCCGCTCTTCGAGCAGGCGGCCGCCGCGGCCAAGGAGGTCGGGATCGCCGATGAGAACCTGATCGTGCTCGACGGTGAGGGGCAGAAGGCCACCGGCCATCCCAACGCGATCGACCTGCTCGCTCCCAACCTGCCGGCCCCCGAGGTGAGCTTCGACCCGGCGACCCACGTCGCGGTGCTGCCCTACAGTTCCGGCACCACCGGAAACCCGAAGGGTGTCGCGCTCAGCCATCGCAACCTGGTGGCCAACGTCGCCCAGATCGCGCCGCTGCAGGGCGCGAGCCCCGACGACGTGGTCATCGCGGTGCTGCCGTTCTTCCACATCTACGGCATGACAGTGTTGCTCAACGCCGCCCTGCACAACCGGTCGCGGCTGGTCACCATGCCGCGCTTCGACCTCGTCGAATTCCTGGAGAACATCCAGAACTTCAAGGTCACCCATGCCTACATCGCACCGCCGGTGGCGGTCGCGCTGGCCAAGCATCCCATCGTCGACAACTACGACCTGAGCTCGCTGACGACGATGATGTCGGGTGCCGCCCCGCTCGACGACGAACTCGGGCAGGCCGTCGCCAAACGCCTGAACCTGCACATGCTGCAGGGGTACGGCATGAGCGAGCTGTCCCCGGTCAGCCACATCATCCCGGCGGACACCAAAGCAGCTCTGGGGCAGGATGATCCGCCGCTGTCCTCCACTGGATGGGCGATCCCCAACACGGAGAACAAGATCGTCGATCCGGCCACCGGAAACGAGATCGACCTGCCGGCAGAGGGTCTGTCCGAGCCCGGGGAACTCTGGGTGAAGGGCCCCAACGTGATGCTGGGCTACCTCAACAACGAGCAGGCCACCGCCGACACCATCGACGCCGACGGATTCCTGCACACGGGTGACATGGCGCAGGTCGACCCCACCGGGTGCGTCTACATCGTCGACCGGCTCAAGGAACTCATCAAGTACAAGGGCTACCAGGTGCCGCCGGCCGAGTTGGAGGCGCTGCTGCTGACCCACCCGAAGGTCGCCGACACCGCCGTTGTCGGGGTGATCGATCAGGAGAGCGGCGAGGAGATCCCGAAGGCCTTCGTCGTCACCCAGCCCGACGCCGAGCTGAGCGCCGACGAAGTGATGGAGTTCGTCGCGGCGAAGGTGGCCCCGCACAAGAAGGTTCGGGCCGTCGAGTTCATCGACGCGATCCCGAAGTCGGCCTCGGGCAAGATCCTGCGCAAGGATCTGCGCAAGTAG
- a CDS encoding APC family permease produces the protein MTSTDTGAPSTEQPELKRVLGWKLLLLFIIGDILGTGVYALTGQVAGEVGGAAWLPFLIAFAVATLTAFSYLELVTKYPQAAGAALYVHKAFGVHFITFIVLFTVMCSGITSATTASRAFAVNMLTAFAGGDKPDPTNPALLFFAIAFLLLVMFINFRGVAEGVGTNVVLTLVELSGLLMVIFIGYWFIVRGQAQHWDAVVAFETPDDKNVFIAVTAATALAFFALVGFEDSVNMAEECKDPVRIFPKVMLSGLALTAVVYVLISICAVAIVPVGVLAESETPLVDVVQAAAPNFPITDLLPWISMFAVANTALINMMMAGRLLYGMAKQGVLPGFLAYVHPGRRTPFAAIIFTTVIALCLLVYVSADPDSSVVGLLGGTTALLLLAVFTVVNISVLVLRRDHVEHKHFRTNAVVAVLGALTAGYLTLPFTGRDTEQYVIAGWLLLLGVVLWALTYWHRRRQNDREGHLEDVN, from the coding sequence ATGACGAGCACTGACACCGGTGCGCCGAGCACCGAACAACCCGAACTGAAACGCGTCCTCGGCTGGAAGCTGTTGCTGCTGTTCATCATCGGCGACATCCTGGGCACCGGCGTGTACGCGCTGACCGGTCAGGTGGCCGGCGAGGTCGGCGGCGCGGCGTGGCTACCGTTCCTCATCGCCTTCGCGGTGGCAACACTGACCGCCTTCTCCTATCTGGAACTGGTCACCAAGTACCCGCAGGCCGCCGGCGCTGCGCTCTACGTACACAAGGCTTTCGGCGTTCACTTCATCACCTTCATCGTGCTGTTCACGGTGATGTGTTCCGGGATCACGTCGGCGACGACGGCCTCGCGCGCCTTTGCGGTCAACATGCTCACCGCCTTCGCCGGCGGCGACAAACCCGACCCCACCAACCCGGCGTTGCTGTTCTTCGCGATCGCGTTTCTACTGCTGGTGATGTTCATCAATTTCCGCGGCGTCGCCGAGGGGGTGGGCACCAACGTGGTTCTCACGCTGGTCGAACTGTCCGGCCTGCTGATGGTGATCTTCATCGGCTACTGGTTCATCGTTCGCGGGCAGGCCCAGCACTGGGATGCCGTGGTGGCCTTCGAAACCCCGGACGACAAGAACGTCTTCATCGCCGTCACCGCGGCGACGGCGCTGGCATTCTTCGCGCTCGTGGGCTTCGAGGACTCGGTGAACATGGCCGAGGAATGCAAGGACCCGGTCCGCATCTTCCCCAAGGTGATGCTCTCCGGGCTCGCCCTGACCGCCGTGGTGTACGTGCTCATCTCGATCTGCGCGGTCGCGATCGTCCCGGTCGGAGTCCTTGCCGAGAGCGAGACACCGCTCGTCGACGTGGTGCAGGCCGCGGCGCCGAACTTCCCGATCACCGATCTGCTGCCCTGGATCTCGATGTTCGCCGTCGCCAACACCGCTCTCATCAACATGATGATGGCCGGCCGGCTGCTCTACGGGATGGCCAAACAGGGTGTGCTGCCGGGCTTTCTGGCTTACGTGCACCCCGGGCGTCGCACGCCGTTCGCGGCGATCATCTTCACCACCGTCATCGCGCTGTGCCTGCTGGTCTACGTCAGCGCCGACCCGGACAGTTCCGTCGTCGGACTGCTCGGCGGCACCACCGCACTACTGCTGCTCGCGGTGTTCACCGTCGTCAACATCTCGGTTCTGGTGCTGCGACGAGATCACGTGGAGCACAAGCATTTCCGCACCAACGCCGTCGTCGCGGTCCTCGGCGCGCTCACCGCCGGGTATCTCACCTTGCCGTTCACCGGACGCGACACCGAGCAGTATGTGATCGCCGGCTGGCTACTGCTGCTCGGTGTTGTCCTGTGGGCGCTCACCTACTGGCACCGCAGACGGCAGAATGATCGTGAAGGGCACCTCGAGGACGTGAACTGA